Proteins encoded in a region of the Triticum dicoccoides isolate Atlit2015 ecotype Zavitan chromosome 3A, WEW_v2.0, whole genome shotgun sequence genome:
- the LOC119269420 gene encoding protein DECREASED SIZE EXCLUSION LIMIT 1-like, with amino-acid sequence MASDRERPRRRPSPDPVAVLRGHRAAVSDACFHHALPLLFSGAADGELRVWDTASHRTVSSIWAHGGAAGVYSIAAGAGLGNTIITQGRDGLCKGWAIEEAGLSRRPIFTIKTSTYHFCKMSLVKVPCSAHDTRTRLSGSNSGTEPQRVPTEDNTGSDGVNLAEGTQEYEQGSSFDGQNILAIAGEESSEVELWDIENSRKIMCLPQRCSANMTGHLTKKKGLCMAVQAFIPCESGGYVNILSSYEDGSTLWWDVRKPGSPLSSVKYHLESALSIAIDGLCTGGISGGADNKVAMFALDHQQGTFSLRNEIEIERPGIAGIVIRPDNKIAATAGWDHRIRVYNYNKGNALAVLKYHSAACAGVTFSHDCKLLASCSADTTVALWELYPPKTPSQVLNATEGVER; translated from the exons ATGGCCAGCGACCGGGAaaggccgcgccgccgcccgtcgccggacCCTGTGGCGGTGCTCCGGGGCCACCGCGCCGCCGTCAGCGACGCCTGCTTCCACCACGCcctccctctcctcttctccgG CGCGGCTGACGGGGAGCTCAGGGTCTGGGACACGGCGAGCCACCGCACAGTCTCCTCCATCTG GGCTCATGGTGGCGCGGCTGGGGTGTATTCAATCGCTGCTGGCGCCGGACTTGGGAACACAATCATTAC CCAGGGAAGGGATGGTTTGTGCAAAGGCTGGGCAATTGAGGAAGCTGGGCTCTCACG GAGGCCCATATTTACAATCAAAACAAGTACATACCATTTCTGTAAGATGTCACTGGTTAAGGTTCCATGTTCTGCACATGACACACGAACCAGATTGAGTGGCTCAAATAGTGGCACTGAGCCGCAAAGAGTACCTACCGAAGATAATACAGGATCAGATGGTGTAAATCTTGCAGAAGGAACACAAGAATATGAACAAG GCAGTTCCTTTGATGGGCAAAATATATTGGCAATTGCTGGTGAAGAATCTTCTGAG GTTGAACTTTGGGACATTGAAAATTCAAGGAAGATAATGTGTTTGCCCCAAAGATGTAGTGCTAATATGACAGGTCACCTTACCAAGAAAAAAG GTCTATGCATGGCTGTGCAAGCTTTCATCCCGTGTGAATCTGGAGGCTATGTTAATATTTTATCAAG TTATGAAGATGGAAGCACTCTCTGGTGGGATGTACGGAAGCCTGGGTCACCTTTATCTTCAGTGAAATATCATTTGGAATCAG CTTTATCCATTGCTATTGATGGTTTATGCACCGGTGGGATCTCAGGAGGTGCTGATAATAAAGTAGCCATGTTTGCCCTTGATCATCAGCAG GGCACGTTTTCTCTCAGGAATGAGATAGAAATTGAGCGACCCGGTATAGCAGGTATAGTGATTCGGCCAGACAACAAGATTGCAGCAACTGCTGGTTGGGATCACAG GATTCGAGTGTATAACTACAATAAAGGAAATGCTCTAGCGGTTCTGAAGTATCACAGCGCTGCG TGTGCCGGGGTGACTTTCTCACATGACTGCAAACTGTTGGCCTCATGCTCGGCGGACACCACGGTTGCGTTATGGGAGCTGTATCCTCCGAAAACACCCAGCCAAGTTCTCAACGCAACAGAGGGGGTTGAGAGATAG